In Calothrix sp. PCC 7507, one DNA window encodes the following:
- a CDS encoding BrnA antitoxin family protein, whose protein sequence is MSGKDLSNTSRTNWAALEGMDDEGIDYSDIPPLTEEFFEKAILRIPAHQAQQLVQIEPDVLQWFQAHGGEYKALINSILRQYIESHGEQSAV, encoded by the coding sequence ATGAGCGGCAAAGACTTGAGCAATACCTCTCGTACTAATTGGGCGGCATTAGAGGGGATGGATGATGAAGGGATTGATTACTCTGATATTCCACCGTTGACGGAGGAATTTTTTGAAAAAGCTATTCTGAGAATTCCTGCACATCAAGCACAGCAGCTAGTGCAAATTGAGCCTGATGTTTTGCAGTGGTTTCAGGCTCACGGCGGAGAATATAAAGCTTTAATCAACTCGATTTTGCGTCAATACATCGAAAGTCATGGCGAACAGTCAGCAGTATAA
- a CDS encoding BrnT family toxin, whose protein sequence is MQFEWDEAKNLENIRKHEIDFADVPEMFEGPMLIELDDRFDYGEDRWFGIGFLGNGVAVVVWTERQSDIIRIISARRANRYERQRLEQYLSY, encoded by the coding sequence ATGCAGTTTGAGTGGGATGAGGCAAAGAATTTAGAGAATATTCGCAAGCATGAGATTGATTTTGCCGATGTTCCTGAAATGTTTGAGGGTCCAATGCTGATTGAGCTAGATGATCGTTTTGACTACGGCGAAGACCGTTGGTTTGGTATAGGTTTCCTCGGTAACGGTGTAGCGGTCGTAGTTTGGACGGAACGACAAAGTGACATAATTCGGATCATTTCAGCACGAAGGGCAAATCGATATGAGCGGCAAAGACTTGAGCAATACCTCTCGTACTAA
- a CDS encoding GTP-binding protein gives MIASETSNSVPVTVLTGYLGAGKTTLLNHILTYEHGKKVAVIVNEFGEVGIDNQLVIDADEEIFEMNNGCICCTVRGDLIRIIGNLMKRRDKFDHLVIETTGLADPAPVIQTFFVDEDLQNQLSLDAVVTVVDAKHIWQHWEADEAQEQIAFADVILLNKTDLVTPEVLEELEKRIRGMNALAKIYHTRNSELDMNALLGVRAFDLDRALEIDPNFLGEDAHVHDESVYSVAFVEAGALDGEKLNTWLSELLRTQGVDIFRMKGILNIAGEDNRFVFQGVHMIFDGKPDRPWKDSETRNNQLVFIGRNLDEAKLKQDFLACLV, from the coding sequence ATGATTGCTTCAGAAACATCGAATTCAGTACCTGTAACCGTGTTAACTGGTTATCTCGGAGCGGGTAAAACTACTCTACTCAATCACATCCTCACCTACGAACACGGTAAGAAAGTCGCCGTCATCGTCAATGAATTTGGGGAAGTGGGTATTGATAATCAACTGGTTATCGATGCGGATGAAGAAATATTTGAGATGAATAACGGCTGTATCTGTTGCACAGTGAGGGGCGACTTGATTCGCATCATTGGCAATTTGATGAAGCGGCGTGATAAATTTGACCATTTAGTCATTGAAACTACTGGACTAGCTGACCCCGCGCCAGTGATTCAGACATTCTTTGTCGATGAAGATTTGCAAAACCAACTTTCTCTAGATGCAGTGGTGACTGTTGTCGATGCCAAGCATATCTGGCAGCATTGGGAAGCAGACGAAGCCCAAGAACAGATTGCTTTTGCTGATGTCATTCTCTTAAATAAAACTGATTTAGTTACCCCAGAAGTGCTAGAAGAGTTAGAGAAGCGGATTCGGGGGATGAATGCTTTGGCTAAAATCTATCATACCCGCAACTCAGAACTAGATATGAATGCGCTGTTGGGCGTGAGAGCCTTTGATCTCGATCGCGCTTTGGAAATTGACCCCAATTTCTTAGGCGAAGACGCCCACGTCCATGATGAAAGCGTGTATTCTGTGGCTTTTGTGGAAGCAGGCGCATTGGATGGAGAAAAATTAAACACTTGGCTCTCCGAGTTACTACGTACCCAAGGCGTTGACATCTTCCGGATGAAAGGTATTTTAAATATTGCCGGGGAAGATAATCGCTTTGTGTTCCAAGGAGTGCATATGATCTTTGATGGCAAACCAGACCGCCCCTGGAAAGACAGCGAAACCCGTAACAACCAATTAGTCTTTATCGGTCGCAATCTTGATGAAGCCAAACTTAAACAAGATTTTCTCGCTTGTCTAGTGTAA
- a CDS encoding WD40 repeat domain-containing protein produces the protein MNTTTSKSKEFEDHYSGTLADYVTAIAWSPDGTTLAATSAAGEVVLWNNGHLTTLQTGNGKSVDCVAFSVDGQFLAVGGQDGQVKIWRKQELIATLENAPAWVDKLAWNHTNNQLAFSLGRYVQVWDAQTLDIVNTVNFENSSVLSIDWRRDGQYLAIGGYQGVKIWDTQNWDEEPYILDMTTVSVAMAWSPDGKFLASGNMDRSVTVLEWGNPDPWVMRGFPGKIRQLAWSEATTKVGAPILASSSVEGVVAWEKLEDESAGWEARILTNHVDVINAIAFAPQSLLLASAAADGWLCLWNQAQDISQVLTGVSGGFSSLAWHPGGKFLAAGGEKGELLIWSKALQGQGFGRR, from the coding sequence ATGAACACCACAACCAGCAAATCGAAGGAATTTGAAGACCATTATTCGGGGACACTTGCAGATTATGTGACTGCGATCGCTTGGTCACCCGATGGCACAACCCTAGCTGCAACTTCTGCTGCCGGGGAAGTAGTATTATGGAACAATGGCCACCTCACCACCTTGCAAACTGGCAATGGTAAATCAGTAGATTGTGTTGCCTTTTCTGTGGATGGGCAATTTTTAGCAGTTGGGGGACAGGATGGACAGGTGAAAATTTGGCGAAAACAAGAATTAATCGCCACTTTAGAAAATGCCCCTGCATGGGTTGACAAGCTAGCTTGGAATCACACCAATAATCAACTGGCTTTTAGTTTAGGGCGTTATGTGCAAGTGTGGGACGCACAAACCCTTGATATTGTCAACACTGTAAATTTTGAAAACTCATCTGTATTAAGTATTGATTGGCGCAGAGACGGGCAGTATTTAGCCATTGGTGGTTATCAAGGGGTCAAGATTTGGGACACTCAAAACTGGGATGAAGAACCATACATCCTGGATATGACTACTGTCAGCGTGGCGATGGCTTGGTCACCCGATGGCAAATTCCTCGCTTCCGGAAACATGGATCGCAGTGTCACCGTTTTAGAATGGGGAAACCCCGACCCTTGGGTAATGCGTGGCTTCCCTGGGAAGATTCGTCAATTAGCATGGTCAGAGGCTACCACTAAAGTTGGTGCGCCAATCCTCGCCTCCTCCAGCGTTGAAGGTGTTGTGGCTTGGGAAAAGCTAGAAGATGAATCGGCTGGTTGGGAAGCGCGAATATTAACCAATCATGTGGATGTGATTAATGCGATCGCCTTTGCACCTCAAAGCTTGCTGCTTGCTTCCGCCGCCGCCGATGGCTGGCTGTGTCTGTGGAATCAAGCACAAGATATATCCCAAGTACTCACAGGCGTTTCCGGTGGTTTTTCCAGCCTAGCTTGGCATCCCGGAGGCAAATTTCTCGCCGCAGGTGGTGAAAAAGGCGAATTACTCATTTGGTCAAAAGCTTTGCAGGGTCAAGGCTTTGGACGTAGATAA
- a CDS encoding metal ABC transporter solute-binding protein, Zn/Mn family, with protein MSKKLLSINYLHIALFTLSMGFSGCGNQAANTSFTQTTRLNNNLTQVVATTSILCDLTKQIADNTVNLTCLIPPGADPHVYRPKPEDRKALEQANLILYNGYNLEPGLVKIIKATKSSTPKIAVGQLAVTKPQQFQENGKRVIDPHIWHDPQNTIKMVEIISNKLGKIEPTNATTYNSNKEKIINELTQLNRWIKSRVASIPTNQRKLVTTHNALGYYARAYGFSLTGTLEGLNTEQRPTSARVKSLVQGIKKVKVPTIFAETTINPNLVQSVARNAEVRISDRELYTDSIGEPGSEGESYQKMMVANTRTIVEGLGGTYLIFEPKASQ; from the coding sequence ATGTCGAAAAAATTACTTTCAATTAATTATTTACATATTGCCCTATTTACCTTGTCGATGGGATTTTCTGGTTGTGGAAATCAAGCGGCAAATACCTCATTCACTCAAACCACAAGATTAAATAATAATCTTACCCAAGTCGTAGCCACGACAAGCATACTCTGTGACTTAACTAAACAGATTGCTGACAACACAGTTAACCTCACTTGCTTAATTCCCCCTGGTGCAGACCCCCATGTTTACCGTCCAAAGCCAGAAGACCGCAAAGCCCTTGAACAAGCGAATCTGATTCTTTATAACGGCTATAATCTTGAACCTGGATTAGTCAAAATCATTAAAGCGACTAAAAGTTCTACACCTAAAATAGCTGTTGGGCAACTTGCAGTTACTAAACCACAACAATTTCAAGAAAATGGCAAGAGAGTAATCGATCCGCATATTTGGCACGATCCGCAGAACACTATCAAGATGGTAGAAATAATTAGTAATAAGCTAGGAAAAATAGAACCTACCAATGCAACAACCTATAATAGTAACAAGGAAAAAATTATCAATGAATTAACTCAGTTAAATCGTTGGATAAAATCGAGAGTTGCCAGCATTCCAACTAATCAAAGAAAGTTAGTTACAACTCATAATGCACTAGGTTATTATGCCAGAGCTTACGGTTTTTCATTAACAGGTACTTTGGAAGGGCTGAACACTGAACAAAGACCAACATCTGCACGAGTTAAAAGCTTAGTTCAAGGCATTAAAAAGGTTAAAGTGCCGACGATTTTTGCTGAAACGACGATAAATCCTAATCTAGTTCAGTCTGTAGCCAGAAATGCAGAAGTGAGAATTTCTGACCGAGAACTTTATACTGATAGTATTGGTGAACCAGGGAGTGAGGGAGAAAGCTATCAGAAAATGATGGTTGCTAATACACGCACAATTGTCGAAGGGCTAGGAGGAACGTATTTGATATTTGAACCGAAAGCTTCCCAGTAG
- a CDS encoding HlyD family efflux transporter periplasmic adaptor subunit yields MTQLNGNNFNNNNGNGKRDDGVKSDSRVVTAISKAPKESLVNFKDNSLEHSVVLRQSPIWSRTIMITLMVLACFGIAWACLAKIEQVVPATGQLKPEGTVKEVQAPVSGVVKEVYIKDGDTVKPGDLLLTFDSVATLAELSSLNKIRVALLQENQIYRQLMRASSGTGSELAFSRGNLSPEVAFLLKSRVALVSENDLLRTELKKSTTDTGVGNDEERRLQVSRTEVDSRAAAAQLEVEKTKKQLTQTQVKNLDTQASLAIQKNILDKLKILSEEGGISQLQYLNQKQQVQNLAAEVSQLAEEEKRLKFDIEKGRQQLTNTVAVSDKGVLEKIADNKKRIADIDSQFQKVVLENEQRLADVNSKIAQASLNVKYQELRAPVGGVIFDLQAKSPGFVANPTQKLLQIVPKDNYIAEVFITNKDIGFVRKGMKVDVRIDSFPFSEFGDIKGVVDGIGSDALPPDQNHQFYRFPAKVHLNKQSLSIQGRNITLQSGMSITANIKVREERSVISLFTEMFTKQVESLKEVR; encoded by the coding sequence ATGACTCAACTAAATGGAAATAATTTTAATAACAACAATGGTAACGGCAAGCGTGATGACGGAGTCAAGTCAGATTCACGTGTAGTGACAGCTATATCAAAAGCTCCTAAAGAATCTTTAGTGAACTTTAAAGATAATAGCCTTGAACACTCTGTTGTGCTGCGGCAATCGCCAATTTGGTCGCGCACAATCATGATAACTTTAATGGTGTTAGCCTGTTTTGGCATAGCTTGGGCTTGTCTGGCAAAAATTGAGCAAGTAGTACCAGCGACGGGTCAATTAAAACCAGAAGGAACAGTTAAAGAAGTTCAAGCTCCTGTTAGCGGAGTAGTGAAAGAGGTTTATATTAAAGACGGAGACACAGTCAAACCAGGAGATTTACTACTGACTTTTGACTCTGTTGCTACTCTTGCAGAGTTAAGTTCTCTAAATAAGATTCGCGTTGCATTACTGCAAGAAAACCAGATTTATCGCCAACTAATGCGCGCCAGTTCTGGGACAGGATCAGAATTAGCGTTTTCACGGGGTAACTTGTCACCAGAAGTTGCTTTTTTATTGAAAAGTCGGGTAGCGTTAGTTTCAGAAAACGACTTGTTGCGAACAGAATTAAAAAAATCTACTACAGATACAGGTGTGGGAAATGATGAGGAACGGCGTTTACAAGTTTCCAGAACAGAAGTAGATTCTCGCGCGGCTGCAGCACAGTTAGAAGTGGAAAAAACTAAGAAACAACTAACTCAAACACAAGTAAAAAATTTAGATACTCAAGCAAGTCTAGCTATCCAAAAAAATATTTTGGATAAACTCAAAATCCTTTCCGAAGAAGGTGGTATTTCCCAGCTACAATATCTTAACCAAAAACAACAAGTACAAAATCTCGCTGCTGAAGTATCACAATTAGCTGAAGAAGAGAAACGCCTGAAGTTTGATATTGAAAAAGGCAGACAGCAACTAACCAATACAGTAGCTGTTTCTGATAAAGGTGTTTTAGAAAAGATAGCTGATAATAAAAAGCGCATTGCAGATATTGACAGTCAATTCCAGAAAGTTGTGCTGGAGAATGAACAGCGCTTGGCAGATGTCAATAGCAAAATTGCTCAAGCCTCGCTGAATGTCAAATATCAAGAACTTCGCGCCCCTGTAGGTGGAGTAATTTTTGATTTACAAGCAAAAAGCCCTGGATTTGTTGCTAACCCCACCCAGAAACTTTTGCAAATAGTACCTAAAGACAACTATATTGCTGAAGTTTTCATTACTAATAAAGATATTGGTTTCGTCCGTAAAGGGATGAAAGTAGATGTGAGAATCGACTCCTTTCCTTTTAGCGAATTTGGCGATATCAAGGGAGTAGTCGATGGTATCGGGTCAGATGCATTACCTCCTGATCAAAATCATCAATTTTATCGCTTCCCAGCGAAAGTTCATTTAAACAAACAATCTTTATCGATTCAAGGTAGAAATATTACTTTACAGTCAGGTATGTCAATCACCGCCAATATTAAAGTCCGTGAAGAACGCAGTGTAATCAGTCTGTTCACTGAGATGTTCACCAAGCAAGTTGAGAGTCTTAAAGAAGTGCGTTAA
- a CDS encoding peptidase domain-containing ABC transporter: MTYIKNVFQDFLITLEGVDQLPEQEITNLSGQLQAFRYRIGQKIIGKEKIPDRVTIIYEGQVRLLGYDPQTQLPITLKLLQPGAILGEISLLRQVACETAIASTEVVCLTITAAEYLRLMATYPAFAEVRRQPAHVVEVFDVIGLQLEQQALASANLKELTERALPQAKIHYLPPGKNPFNQLDSASIWFVSGGGTVTDFALSARIDVSDGGGNAIVVQGKTPARLIGLSPADLIYLDHQEPLQVNAVTAEIVDDEEPEIPYASDEEAFPSASSSSKSDKRQKYPFVRGNGELNSAFACFQMLSKYLQIPFRREVVRRILTEQLKRQGSLSFQLCAYLAELIGLKAQLVDIPAASITRIPTPALIRYGESYAVLYSADASTIIVGVPSKGIVRCKPTELMAHLNIDEANLPPQTRILLLAATKETPQERFGIRWFLPYLSQHRRVLIEVFIASFFVQLAALANPLVIQLIIDKVIVQNSINTLNVLGVLLLAVGIFEAVMTTLRTYLFVDTTNRIDMGLGSQIIDHLLRLPLRYFERRPVGELSTRINELENIRQFLTGTALTVGLDAIFSVVYIVVMLFYSWQLTVVGLGTIPLFVLITVIASPTVSRQLRAKAERNAETQSYLVEVMSGIQTVKAQNIELRSRFSWQERYARFVAAGFKTVVTSTLANSASNFLNKLSSLLVLWVGAYLVLKGELTLGELIAFRIISGYVTSPILRLAQLWQSFQETALSLERLSDIVDTPQEAEVDRHNIPLPAVVGAVKYENVSFRFAPNGPLQLANVNLEVGAGTFVGIVGQSGSGKSTMMKLLLRLYDVEAGRILIDGYDIAKVELYSLRRQIGVVPQDPLLFDGTVQENIALTNPDATTEEIIEAAQIAAAHEFIMSLPNGYNTRVGERGASLSGGQRQRIAIARSVLQRPKLLVLDEATSALDYPTERQVCLNLASSFQGSTVFFITHRLNTVSHADTIVVMDSGRVIEQGSHQDLMASRGHYFYLYQQQEVNL, translated from the coding sequence ATGACTTATATTAAGAACGTATTTCAAGATTTTCTCATTACTCTGGAAGGGGTTGATCAATTACCAGAGCAAGAAATCACTAATTTATCAGGACAACTGCAAGCATTCCGCTACCGCATCGGTCAAAAAATTATTGGTAAGGAAAAAATCCCTGATCGCGTCACTATAATTTATGAGGGACAGGTGCGGCTATTGGGATATGACCCCCAAACCCAATTACCAATTACCTTAAAATTGTTGCAGCCTGGGGCAATTTTGGGGGAAATTAGCTTGTTGCGCCAGGTGGCTTGTGAGACAGCGATCGCTTCTACTGAAGTGGTATGTTTAACAATAACTGCGGCTGAATACCTCCGGCTCATGGCTACATACCCAGCTTTTGCTGAGGTTCGCAGACAACCCGCTCACGTAGTCGAAGTTTTCGATGTCATCGGTTTACAGTTAGAACAGCAAGCTCTAGCCAGTGCTAATCTCAAAGAACTCACAGAAAGAGCTTTACCACAGGCAAAAATCCACTATCTACCACCAGGTAAAAACCCATTCAACCAACTAGATAGCGCCAGCATCTGGTTTGTCAGTGGTGGTGGGACAGTTACAGATTTCGCTCTTAGTGCGCGCATAGATGTCAGTGATGGTGGTGGAAATGCGATCGTTGTTCAAGGAAAAACTCCAGCGCGGTTGATTGGTTTATCCCCAGCAGATTTAATATATCTCGATCATCAAGAACCGCTCCAAGTCAACGCAGTCACAGCCGAGATTGTAGACGACGAAGAACCAGAAATTCCTTACGCATCTGACGAAGAAGCTTTCCCGTCAGCATCCTCTTCCTCAAAGAGTGACAAACGTCAAAAATATCCCTTTGTGCGTGGGAATGGGGAATTAAATTCCGCTTTCGCCTGTTTCCAAATGCTCTCGAAGTACCTGCAAATCCCATTCCGCCGGGAAGTGGTACGTCGCATCTTAACTGAGCAACTGAAACGTCAAGGTAGTCTATCATTTCAACTTTGTGCTTACCTAGCAGAGTTAATCGGACTTAAGGCTCAATTAGTAGATATTCCCGCCGCCTCGATTACGCGGATTCCTACACCAGCACTGATTCGCTATGGTGAGAGTTATGCCGTGTTATATTCAGCCGACGCGAGTACTATCATCGTGGGTGTCCCATCCAAAGGTATTGTGCGCTGCAAACCGACGGAATTAATGGCGCACTTAAATATTGACGAAGCAAATTTACCACCCCAAACGAGAATATTATTACTCGCTGCTACCAAAGAAACACCCCAAGAACGTTTTGGTATCCGGTGGTTTCTTCCCTACTTGTCACAGCACCGCCGAGTATTGATCGAAGTTTTTATTGCTTCGTTTTTTGTCCAACTAGCGGCGCTGGCTAACCCGCTCGTCATTCAGTTAATTATCGATAAAGTCATCGTCCAAAATAGTATCAATACCCTCAATGTTTTAGGTGTATTGCTATTAGCTGTAGGCATATTTGAAGCAGTGATGACAACACTGCGGACTTATCTATTTGTGGATACAACCAACCGCATTGATATGGGTTTGGGTTCACAAATTATTGACCATTTACTACGTTTACCGCTGCGTTATTTTGAACGTCGTCCTGTAGGTGAACTCTCTACTCGCATCAACGAACTAGAAAATATCCGTCAGTTTCTCACCGGTACTGCTTTAACAGTCGGATTGGATGCGATATTCTCGGTGGTTTATATTGTTGTGATGCTGTTTTACAGTTGGCAACTCACTGTGGTAGGTTTGGGCACAATTCCATTGTTTGTGTTGATTACTGTCATTGCTTCCCCGACGGTGAGTAGACAGTTACGCGCCAAAGCAGAGCGCAACGCCGAGACTCAATCTTATTTAGTTGAGGTGATGTCAGGGATTCAAACAGTGAAAGCGCAAAATATCGAATTGCGATCGCGCTTTTCTTGGCAAGAGCGTTATGCTCGTTTTGTCGCCGCTGGGTTTAAAACCGTTGTCACATCTACCTTAGCCAATTCTGCCAGCAACTTTCTCAACAAACTTAGTAGCTTGCTGGTGTTGTGGGTAGGAGCGTATTTAGTCCTCAAAGGCGAATTAACCTTAGGGGAATTAATTGCTTTTAGAATTATCTCCGGTTACGTCACCAGCCCCATCTTACGGTTGGCGCAACTTTGGCAAAGCTTCCAAGAAACTGCTTTATCTTTAGAACGGTTAAGTGATATTGTCGATACACCACAAGAAGCAGAAGTCGATCGCCACAATATCCCCTTACCTGCAGTTGTCGGCGCGGTGAAATATGAAAACGTTTCCTTCCGCTTTGCACCGAATGGCCCTCTACAACTGGCTAACGTCAATCTCGAAGTAGGCGCTGGTACATTTGTCGGCATTGTCGGACAAAGTGGCTCAGGTAAAAGTACAATGATGAAATTACTGCTCAGACTTTATGATGTAGAAGCTGGCAGAATTTTGATTGATGGCTACGATATAGCCAAAGTGGAACTTTATTCGCTACGACGACAGATTGGTGTAGTTCCCCAAGATCCACTATTGTTTGACGGTACTGTGCAGGAAAATATCGCCCTCACAAATCCTGACGCTACCACCGAAGAAATTATCGAAGCGGCTCAGATTGCTGCCGCCCACGAGTTTATCATGAGCCTGCCCAACGGTTACAACACCCGCGTAGGTGAGCGAGGCGCGTCCCTATCTGGTGGACAAAGACAAAGAATAGCGATCGCTCGTTCTGTCTTACAACGACCAAAATTATTAGTCCTAGACGAAGCCACCAGCGCTTTAGACTATCCCACAGAACGACAAGTCTGTCTCAACTTAGCCAGTAGTTTCCAGGGCAGCACAGTCTTTTTTATCACCCATCGCCTCAATACCGTTAGTCATGCAGATACCATTGTTGTCATGGATAGTGGCAGGGTGATAGAACAAGGAAGCCATCAGGATTTAATGGCTAGTAGAGGCCATTATTTTTACCTCTATCAGCAACAAGAGGTTAATTTGTAA
- a CDS encoding peptidylprolyl isomerase has product MTTILQLGDACGGLCLRTLTGAEVLPLLAEYQILPLLVKEMIIDQAIAHVECTSEEAKQASERLAEQYQFTSEAVRQLWLQQHGMSVKQFDAMAIRQFKLEKFKQTTWSGDLESYFFQRKPHLDRVVYSLISTPDIGIAQELYFRIQEKEQSFAQLAREYAQGPEGETDGLVGPVELQTIHPILAKMLSTSQPQELLPPTQLGEWIVIVRLEKLLPVKFDRSLRQRLLNERFHSWLQTQLTEQNWQIQHPESAYILSQIG; this is encoded by the coding sequence ATGACTACAATTCTGCAATTAGGCGATGCCTGCGGCGGGCTGTGCCTACGCACGCTTACAGGAGCAGAAGTTTTGCCACTTTTGGCAGAATACCAAATCCTGCCGTTGTTAGTAAAAGAGATGATCATTGATCAGGCGATCGCCCATGTTGAGTGTACTTCGGAAGAGGCAAAACAAGCCTCAGAACGATTAGCAGAACAATATCAATTCACCTCCGAGGCTGTGCGTCAGCTGTGGTTACAGCAACACGGGATGAGTGTAAAGCAGTTTGACGCAATGGCCATTCGCCAATTCAAACTGGAAAAATTTAAACAAACTACTTGGAGTGGAGACTTAGAATCCTACTTTTTTCAACGCAAGCCACACTTGGATCGGGTAGTTTATTCTTTGATCAGTACTCCTGATATTGGTATTGCTCAAGAACTTTATTTTCGTATCCAAGAAAAAGAACAATCCTTTGCTCAACTGGCGCGAGAATATGCTCAAGGGCCTGAAGGTGAGACAGATGGTTTAGTTGGCCCGGTGGAATTGCAAACTATTCATCCAATCCTGGCGAAGATGTTGTCTACTAGCCAGCCACAGGAACTATTACCACCAACCCAACTAGGAGAATGGATTGTGATTGTCCGACTCGAAAAGTTACTCCCTGTGAAGTTTGATCGCTCACTGCGTCAGCGGTTGTTGAATGAACGTTTTCATAGTTGGTTGCAAACACAACTAACAGAGCAGAATTGGCAAATTCAGCACCCTGAGAGCGCATACATACTCAGCCAAATTGGGTAA